From Clarias gariepinus isolate MV-2021 ecotype Netherlands chromosome 1, CGAR_prim_01v2, whole genome shotgun sequence:
TTTAAAGGCTATTTGATTCCATTTGAGTTCATTGGTGGCACAGCTCAAACACAGAGCCTCTTACTTTGACATCATGGGAAAATCAAGAGAAATTAACCAAGACATCAGGAAAAGAATTGTGGACCTCCATGAGTGTGGCTCATTTCCAGATGCTTAAAGGTCCCACATTTATCTGTTCAGACAATAATACATAAGTATAAAGGAAGGAAGTAGACACATTCTAAGTTCAAGAGAGGTGCGTTTTTTTGGTGTGAAATGTGAGAATCAACCTCAGGACAACAGCACAAGACCTTGTGAAGATGTTGGCTGAAACTGGTAAGACAGTGTCATTATCCACAGTAAAACAATGTACCACCATGAACTGAAATGTTACGCTGTGAGGAGAAAGCCATTAATTTAAAACTACCATAAAAAAAGCCAGACTACAGTTTGGGGACAAAAATCTCAATTTCTGGAGACATGTGgttgaaacaaaaatttaactGTTCGTCCCAATTGATAAACAGTATATTTGGAGTAAAAAGAGTGGAACTTTGAAGCCTCAGGCCACCATCTAAACTGTGAAGTATGGGGGTGGTACTATAATGTTGTGGGGATGCTTTGTCGCAGAAGGGACTGGTACACTTTACAAAATAGAAGGTATCCtgggaaaagaaaattatgtgAATATATTGAAGCAACATCTGAAGACATCAGCCAAGAAATTAAAGCTTGGGCACAAATGGGTCTTCCAaatggacaatgaccccaagcaTACTTCCAAATTAGTAACAAAGTGGCTTAAGGACAACAAAGTCAAGGTATTGGAGCGGCCCCACAAAGCCCTGATCTCTATCCAATATAGAAAATTTGTGGGCGGCACTGAAAAGGCGACTGCGGGCAAGAAGGCCAACAAACCTGCTCTAGTTACACCAGTTGGTGTAGGAGTGGGACAAAATTCTAGCAAACTATTGTAGAAAGCTTGTGGAAGGATACCCGAAACGTTTGGCAAAAGTGAAACAGTTTCAGGGCAATTCTACGAAATACTAAGGAAGTGTATGTACATTTTTGActgataaaagtaataaaaaaaaaatccataaaattcCCCCCGTGCTCGATtctgacatttaacaaatgcaaaaaatgttgatatttattgatctaaaacagaaaaagtttactctgatttaaaagtaaagaaaaaaattattattatttttttctgaagtgtatGTAGATATCATGTCATTCATTTATACTGTGAATGGGATTAATATTCTTACATTTGCTTTGTTATATAAACAGTCATGACATTATCTTCAATGAGTTCAAATGAGTGAATTTTGCACCCTTTAAACAGTTCGATTATATTAAACACACAATTATTATtagatatattattatatttaaactgACATGACAATGTATTTCCATTTTTCATGTGActgaattttatattttctctCCAGAAACCAAACATAATGGCAACAAAAGAATCCAGTACTGAACAAAAGACTGACCTTCACTGGTGCTCAGTTTGTGAAAAGAGTTTTATGAACCAGAGCATGCTCAGAAACCACCTGTGTATTTCCGAATCGAATCATCTCCAGGATCACCAGAGCATTAAAACAGGAGAGAAGCTATTTACCTGCTTGCAGTGTGGGAAGCGATTTACTTACAAGAGTAATCTCAAAGcgcaccagcgcattcacactggagagaagccatatcaGTGCTCCCAGTGTGGAAAGAGCTTCCGTCATCAGGATACTCTCCAGAAACACCAGCTcgttcacactggagagaaaccGTATTACTGCTCCCAGTGCGGAAAGAGCTTCCGTCATCAGAATACTTTCCAGCAacatcagcgcattcacactggagagaaaccTTATCactgctcagtgtgtgtgaggagttttAGTAGACAGGATACTCTCCGGAatcaccagcgcattcacacaggagagaaaccgtATCAATGCTTACAGTGCGGAAAGAGCTTCCGTCATCAGAACACACTCCAgcaacaccagcgcattcacaccggagagaagccgtatcactgctcacagtgCGGAAAAAGGTTTAGTCAACTGTACGCTCTGACACACCACCAGTTTATTCACAATGTAGCAAAGCCGTTTATCTGTTCTGCgtgtgggagcagatttacttATAAGGGTAATCTGAAAGCacatcagcgcattcacacaggagagaaactgTATCAGTGTTCACAGTGTGGAAGGAGTTTTAATCAACAGAACGCCCTCCAAAACCACCAATGCAGCCACACTAAAAAGAAGACACATCACTGACGAAAGTCAAACCAAACTCATAATACTGTACCTATTCGgaaatacagtggggcaaaaaagtatttagtcagccaccaattgtgcaagttctcccaataaaaaggcctgtaattttcatcataggtatacctcaactgtgagagacaaaataagaaaaaaaaaaaaatccagaaaatcacattgtaggattttttatgaattcattggtaaattcctcagtaAAATAGGTATTtgttcacctacaaacaagcaagatttctggctctcacagacctgtaacttatTCTTTAAGAGGTTCCTCTGTCCTcaactcgttacctgtattaatggcatctgttatcagaataaaagacacctgtccacaatcTCAAACAccccaaactccactatggccaaagagaccaaagagctgttaaaggaccccaaaaacaaaattgtagacctgcaccacgCTGGGAAGACTAAACCTgcagtaggtaagcagcttgtgaagaaatcaactgtgggagcaattattagaaaatggaagacatacaagactaCTGGTAATCTTCCTCAagctggggctccacgcaagatctcaccccgtggggtcaaaatgataacaagaactgtgagcaaaaatcccagaaccacacagggggacctagtgaatgacctgcagagagctgggaccaaagtaacaaaagcTACCATCAGtgacacactgcgccgccaagGACTCAAATACTGCAGTGCCaaacgtgtccccctgcttaagccagtacgtgtccaggcccgtctgaagtttgctagagagcactTGGCTGATccaggattgggagaatgtcatatcgtcaaataaaatcaaaatagaactttttggtaaaaactcaacttgtcatatttggaggagaaagaatgtatctcatagttgaggtatacctatgatgaaaatgacaggcctttcatctttttaagtgggaagacttgcacaattggtggctgactaaatacttttttgccccactgtatataattttgttGCAAACTGAATTTTTATACTGTGCTAGgtaaatgtgatttattttgaaagattgtgaaagagtgtgttCTGGGAGCATTAGGAactcttttcacacatgaattgttCAATAAATCACACACTGTAACCAAAGGTAAAGGCAGTTGAactaaatacagtaatatacaacctttttttttttgttttttgcccaggcagtgtactagtaaagtacagtaaatatctatatataatagAAACAAGTAGGTCATGATTATTAATAGGGTGTCTTCTTTTcatggcagaaaaaaacaaagagtgcATTATTGACCTATAGTCTACAGTCACTGGCTGAATGAGCAAAAGAGACTTTGGTAATAACTactttgatgtaaaaaaaaatttttgattgtaaatgaatgtaataaatattgataATGCATTACCAATAATAACattgataatgtttttttttttttttttatacttacttACCACTAACAATCCCTGCAGTCACCCAGAATATGTTACTGTCAGGTGTAAACAGACAAGGGAGCAAGACCTGAGGCTTGAGGCTTGCAAGTATGAAAGAATACATGGGCGTTAATATTCAAGCTAAACTATCTCTTAAATAACAAGTAGAGTTTAAAACTAGAAAAGTCGACCCACAAAAGTGTCTCAAGAATATTGGGATTATAATGAGACAAGAATACATGTACAATCTACATGTACAGgatataattcaattcaattttatttctatagcgcttttagcaattttaattgccgcaaagcagctttacacagtcaaaagaattatttaagttagtatgaaatgtgaatttgtatgaatcaaaatggtcagtttgtccctggtgagcaagccgagggcgacagtggcaaggaaaaactccctgagatggtaataggaagaaaccttgagaggaaccagactcaacagggaacccatcctcatttgggtaaaacagaaagcagtaaatgatctgcatttatacagtgtgtagggtgggaggcagttcagctataatagctgatattaattgatgttaatatggaccccaggtagacttgtaagaagttccagtcctgaactatcgaactgtcaagtccccagagaaacagttgccaacaccagtcaaggccagtaccattttctaggtagagagaatcatccccagacaccagacgcatcccagagagacacagggcatccatgtgatgagatcttcagccagaagcggggcaccaggatgggtcagacttgtccagagggcagagggagtctggatcactggcagctcaggaacgacatgtgtagctcgacagagagagggaaagagtgaaaggggagacaggaggagagaggaaagagaaagaggggggaaagagaagaagaggagagatggcagttagaaatggtcacagtcacacaagcagagtgcaagcagagactccgacaggactaactatgacagcataactaaaagggagagccagaagaaaacacagacatgagggcttcctgagatgtaaagcaaacaatcaccttaccgtcagcaaacctgagtaatcaatgagagtgaggaaaacagcatctaaacataccagttcaccataatactctacgtccatgagtcccccagatctgctcctttacctatggcaaatctatttataaaaatgcttggctaaataaataggtttttagcctggacttaaacactgagactgtgtctgagtcccgaatactatttggaagactatttcataattttggggctttctaagaaaaagctctgcccccagcggtattttttataatacgcggtactgacaagcagcctgcatcctttgatcgaagtaggcgcgcgGTTCGTAAGAcgctagcagttcgctcaggtactgcggcgcgagaccatttaatgctttatatgtcaagagtagtattttaaaatcaatgcacagggagccaatgcagtgaagataagataggggtgatgtgctcatatcttctgattctagtgaggactctcgctgctgcattctggactagctgaagcttatttatgcatctagctgaacaaccagacagtaaggcattacaattgtccaacctagagg
This genomic window contains:
- the LOC128518341 gene encoding gastrula zinc finger protein XlCGF7.1-like, whose amino-acid sequence is MATKESSTEQKTDLHWCSVCEKSFMNQSMLRNHLCISESNHLQDHQSIKTGEKLFTCLQCGKRFTYKSNLKAHQRIHTGEKPYQCSQCGKSFRHQDTLQKHQLVHTGEKPYYCSQCGKSFRHQNTFQQHQRIHTGEKPYHCSVCVRSFSRQDTLRNHQRIHTGEKPYQCLQCGKSFRHQNTLQQHQRIHTGEKPYHCSQCGKRFSQLYALTHHQFIHNVAKPFICSACGSRFTYKGNLKAHQRIHTGEKLYQCSQCGRSFNQQNALQNHQCSHTKKKTHH